Proteins encoded together in one Nitrospiraceae bacterium window:
- a CDS encoding LysM peptidoglycan-binding domain-containing protein, protein MSDKEGSSSQGNQDWDATQWHVVEKGDTLSKISAKYYGDAKLYMKIFEANKDILRDPNLIKVGQKLRIP, encoded by the coding sequence ATGTCTGATAAAGAAGGTTCATCAAGCCAGGGAAATCAGGATTGGGATGCCACACAGTGGCATGTAGTAGAAAAAGGAGATACGCTTTCGAAGATATCAGCCAAATATTATGGCGATGCAAAACTTTATATGAAGATATTCGAGGCTAATAAAGACATCTTACGTGATCCTAACTTAATTAAAGTTGGACAAAAGCTTCGTATTCCGTGA